A genome region from Brassica oleracea var. oleracea cultivar TO1000 chromosome C2, BOL, whole genome shotgun sequence includes the following:
- the LOC106323667 gene encoding uncharacterized protein At4g02000-like, with translation MRKNEKRWLWNTTLRLELQEFASLNQITQTCSKTLSYAHREVLAKQPYHYARWMIILERWLPTIFPTFPSMIPFWITVQGIPVHPWSEEAACSIGNDIGTYETAEITPLIIRMRVHVNERLPLIKTTIIEYPNGDEVTATLLYETLERHCSKCNRLDCEIIDCLEAKHEKKALLAFRNL, from the exons ATGCGGAAAAACGAAAAGCGGTGGCTCTGGAACACCACCCTGCGCCTCGAACTGCAAGAGTTCGCCTCTCTAAACCAGATAACTCAGACCTGCTCAAAAACACTCTCTTACGCTCATAGGGAAG TGCTAGCGAAGCAGCCTTACCACTATGCAAGATGGATGATTATCCTTGAAAGATGGTTACCTACAATCTTCCCAACCTTTCCTTCAATGATTCCTTTCTGGATAACAGTCCAAGGTATTCCAGTCCATCCGTGGTCAGAAGAAGCAGCTTGCAGTATTGGAAACGATATAGGCACCTATGAAACTGCTGAGATAACTCCACTAATCATCAGAATGAGAGTTCATGTTAATGAGAGGCTTCCCTTGATCAAAACAACCATTATTGAGTATCCTAATGGAGATGAGGTCACTGCTACTTTGCTCTATGAAACGTTGGAAAGACATTGTAGCAAATGTAACAGGCTGGATTGTGAGATTATAGATTGCTTGGAAGCCAAGCATGAGAAGAAAGCCTTGTTGGCTTTCAGGAATCTATGA
- the LOC106326303 gene encoding receptor-like protein 12 isoform X1 has protein sequence MMMTGSHCYCFLGIITFYFCFLIHTLASPKLHFCRPHQRDALLEFKDEFPTADSSLSSWNKSSDCCLWKGVTCADKSGQVISLDIPDTSLNSSLKTSSSLFKLQYLLHLNLMDCNLQGEIPSSLGKLSRLTLLDLDYNDLVGEIPSSLGNLSSLAFLDLSYNKLVGEIPDSIGNLIQLTYLSLGFNGLTGEIPYSLGNLSRLSNLKLESNHFTGEVPSSIGNLSELRLMWLGGNILSGNFPISFANLKKLSDLSLYSNNFSSTLPSNMTGLHSLKYFDVTTNSFSGPFPKSLFSIPSLETVFLAENQFTGPVEFADTSSSSKLQSIYLGGNRFEGPIPESISKFLNLEELHLQHNNFGGPIPSSISKIANLHYLDISNNMLEGEVPGWLWRLATVMLSHNYFSSFENSSQDTVIQQLDLNSNSFRGPFPHWICNLRWLRLLDLSNNLFDGSIPPCLKNLTGSITELILENNNFSGNLPDVFTNATNLRSLEISRNQLEGKLPKSLINCKALKLVNVESNGISDEFPSWLGSLPSLHVLILRSNHFYGPLYRRHLSVGFQSLRVIDISHNDFNGTIPPNYFSNWREMTTVTEEMNEDMVDSNYSTTYFHSMEMVLKGVDTSFERIEKDFRAIDFSGNKISGKIPESIGLLKELRLLNFSGNMFTSEIPRVFTNLTNLEALDLSHNKLSGQIPQDLGNLTFLSYMNFSHNLLQGPVPRGTQFQRQKCSSFLDNPKLFGLEEICGEPHILYPPSKQTEEQSESDEPMFSWIAASVAYVPGVFCGLVIGYIFISHNHGWFTEKFG, from the coding sequence ATGATGATGACTGGAAGCCATTGTTATTGCTTTCTTGGTATTATCACCTTTTATTTCTGTTTCTTAATCCATACTCTTGCTTCTCCTAAGCTCCACTTTTGCCGCCCCCACCAAAGGGATGCTCTTTTGGAATTCAAAGACGAGTTTCCAACTGCTGATTCAAGCTTAAGTTCGTGGAACAAAAGCAGTGATTGCTGTCTTTGGAAGGGTGTCACATGTGCTGATAAATCGGGTCAGGTGATATCACTCGACATTCCTGACACTTCTCTCAACTCCTCTTTAAAAACTAGCAGTAGCCTGTTCAAACTCCAATATCTCCTTCACCTAAACCTTATGGATTGTAACCTACAAGGAGAGATTCCTTCTTCACTAGGAAAGCTTTCTCGGCTCACACTTCTTGATCTTGATTATAATGACTTGGTAGGTGAGATTCCTTCTTCATTAGGAAACCTTTCTAGCCTCGCATTTCTTGACCTCTCATATAATAAATTGGTAGGGGAGATCCCAGATTCAATAGGCAATTTAATCCAGCTAACATACCTTAGCCTTGGGTTTAATGGCCTCACAGGAGAGATTCCATATTCACTAGGGAATCTCTCTCGTCTCTCAAATCTCAAACTCGAGTCCAATCATTTTACTGGTGAAGTTCCATCTTCCATTGGAAACCTCAGTGAACTAAGACTCATGTGGCTTGGTGGAAATATATTAAGTGGAAACTTTCCTATCTCATTTGCTAATTTAAAAAAGCTTTCTGATCTTAGTCTCTATTCTAATAACTTCTCATCCACGCTTCCATCTAACATGACTGGACTCCACAGCTTAAAGTATTTTGATGTCACCACGAACTCATTTTCCGGGCCTTTCCCTAAGTCCTTGTTCTCAATTCCTTCGTTGGAAACTGTTTTCCTGGCTGAAAACCAATTCACAGGACCTGTAGAGTTTGCGGATACATCTTCATCATCTAAGCTTCAGTCAATATACCTAGGTGGTAATAGATTTGAAGGCCCAATCCCAGAATCCATATCCAAGTTTCTCAACCTCGAAGAGTTACATCTTCAACACAACAACTTCGGTGGCCCGATCCCTAGTTCTATCTCAAAGATAGCCAACCTCCATTATCTTGATATTTCCAACAACATGTTGGAAGGTGAAGTACCAGGTTGGTTATGGAGATTGGCGACTGTGATGCTTTCTCACAATTATTTCAGCAGCTTTGAAAACTCTTCACAAGATACAGTGATCCAGCAGTTGGATCTAAATTCAAACTCGTTCCGAGGACCATTTCCCCATTGGATCTGTAATCTTAGGTGGTTACGCCTTTTAGATTTGTCCAACAATCTCTTCGACGGCTCGATTCCTCCATGTTTAAAGAATCTCACTGGCTCTATTACTGAGCTAATTCTGGAGAACAACAACTTCAGTGGAAATCTTCCAGATGTATTTACCAATGCTACTAACTTACGGTCCCTCGAAATTAGTCGCAACCAGCTTGAGGGAAAGCTTCCAAAGTCCTTGATCAACTGCAAAGCTCTAAAACTTGTGAATGTGGAAAGCAACGGAATTAGTGACGAGTTTCCATCTTGGTTGGGATCTTTGCCGTCCTTACATGTTCTAATCCTGAGATCAAACCACTTTTATGGGCCGTTGTATCGCCGCCACTTGTCTGTTGGGTTTCAGAGTCTAAGAGTCATCGATATTTCACATAATGACTTCAATGGAACTATCCCACCTAACTATTTTTCTAACTGGCGCGAGATGACCACAGTGACCGAAGAAATGAATGAGGACATGGTTGATTCGAATTATTCCACCACTTATTTTCACTCCATGGAAATGGTGCTTAAAGGAGTAGATACAAGTTTTGAGCGGATTGAAAAAGACTTCAGAGCTATTGACTTTTCTGGAAACAAGATCTCTGGTAAAATCCCTGAATCCATTGGTCTCTTGAAGGAATTGCGTCTTCTCAACTTTTCAGGTAACATGTTCACAAGCGAAATCCCACGAGTCTTTACAAATTTGACAAATCTCGAGGCATTGGACCTCTCGCATAATAAACTGTCTGGTCAGATCCCTCAAGATCTTGGCAACCTCACCTTTCTTTCATACATGAACTTCTCTCATAACCTTCTCCAAGGTCCAGTGCCCCGAGGCACACAGTTTCAGAGACAGAAATGTTCTTCATTCCTCGACAACCCCAAACTCTTCGGTCTCGAAGAAATCTGTGGAGAGCCCCATATTCTGTATCCTCCATCAAAACAAACCGAGGAACAGTCAGAGTCAGACGAACCAATGTTCAGCTGGATTGCTGCTTCAGTTGCCTATGTACCTGGTGTCTTTTGTGGATTGGTGATCGGTTATATCTTCATTTCACATAATCATGGGTGGTTCACTGAAAAGTTTGGTTGA
- the LOC106326303 gene encoding receptor-like protein 12 isoform X2, whose amino-acid sequence MTGSHCYCFLGIITFYFCFLIHTLASPKLHFCRPHQRDALLEFKDEFPTADSSLSSWNKSSDCCLWKGVTCADKSGQVISLDIPDTSLNSSLKTSSSLFKLQYLLHLNLMDCNLQGEIPSSLGKLSRLAFLDLSYNKLVGEIPDSIGNLIQLTYLSLGFNGLTGEIPYSLGNLSRLSNLKLESNHFTGEVPSSIGNLSELRLMWLGGNILSGNFPISFANLKKLSDLSLYSNNFSSTLPSNMTGLHSLKYFDVTTNSFSGPFPKSLFSIPSLETVFLAENQFTGPVEFADTSSSSKLQSIYLGGNRFEGPIPESISKFLNLEELHLQHNNFGGPIPSSISKIANLHYLDISNNMLEGEVPGWLWRLATVMLSHNYFSSFENSSQDTVIQQLDLNSNSFRGPFPHWICNLRWLRLLDLSNNLFDGSIPPCLKNLTGSITELILENNNFSGNLPDVFTNATNLRSLEISRNQLEGKLPKSLINCKALKLVNVESNGISDEFPSWLGSLPSLHVLILRSNHFYGPLYRRHLSVGFQSLRVIDISHNDFNGTIPPNYFSNWREMTTVTEEMNEDMVDSNYSTTYFHSMEMVLKGVDTSFERIEKDFRAIDFSGNKISGKIPESIGLLKELRLLNFSGNMFTSEIPRVFTNLTNLEALDLSHNKLSGQIPQDLGNLTFLSYMNFSHNLLQGPVPRGTQFQRQKCSSFLDNPKLFGLEEICGEPHILYPPSKQTEEQSESDEPMFSWIAASVAYVPGVFCGLVIGYIFISHNHGWFTEKFG is encoded by the exons ATGACTGGAAGCCATTGTTATTGCTTTCTTGGTATTATCACCTTTTATTTCTGTTTCTTAATCCATACTCTTGCTTCTCCTAAGCTCCACTTTTGCCGCCCCCACCAAAGGGATGCTCTTTTGGAATTCAAAGACGAGTTTCCAACTGCTGATTCAAGCTTAAGTTCGTGGAACAAAAGCAGTGATTGCTGTCTTTGGAAGGGTGTCACATGTGCTGATAAATCGGGTCAGGTGATATCACTCGACATTCCTGACACTTCTCTCAACTCCTCTTTAAAAACTAGCAGTAGCCTGTTCAAACTCCAATATCTCCTTCACCTAAACCTTATGGATTGTAACCTACAAGGAGAGATTCCTTCTTCACTAGGAAAGCTTTCTCG CCTCGCATTTCTTGACCTCTCATATAATAAATTGGTAGGGGAGATCCCAGATTCAATAGGCAATTTAATCCAGCTAACATACCTTAGCCTTGGGTTTAATGGCCTCACAGGAGAGATTCCATATTCACTAGGGAATCTCTCTCGTCTCTCAAATCTCAAACTCGAGTCCAATCATTTTACTGGTGAAGTTCCATCTTCCATTGGAAACCTCAGTGAACTAAGACTCATGTGGCTTGGTGGAAATATATTAAGTGGAAACTTTCCTATCTCATTTGCTAATTTAAAAAAGCTTTCTGATCTTAGTCTCTATTCTAATAACTTCTCATCCACGCTTCCATCTAACATGACTGGACTCCACAGCTTAAAGTATTTTGATGTCACCACGAACTCATTTTCCGGGCCTTTCCCTAAGTCCTTGTTCTCAATTCCTTCGTTGGAAACTGTTTTCCTGGCTGAAAACCAATTCACAGGACCTGTAGAGTTTGCGGATACATCTTCATCATCTAAGCTTCAGTCAATATACCTAGGTGGTAATAGATTTGAAGGCCCAATCCCAGAATCCATATCCAAGTTTCTCAACCTCGAAGAGTTACATCTTCAACACAACAACTTCGGTGGCCCGATCCCTAGTTCTATCTCAAAGATAGCCAACCTCCATTATCTTGATATTTCCAACAACATGTTGGAAGGTGAAGTACCAGGTTGGTTATGGAGATTGGCGACTGTGATGCTTTCTCACAATTATTTCAGCAGCTTTGAAAACTCTTCACAAGATACAGTGATCCAGCAGTTGGATCTAAATTCAAACTCGTTCCGAGGACCATTTCCCCATTGGATCTGTAATCTTAGGTGGTTACGCCTTTTAGATTTGTCCAACAATCTCTTCGACGGCTCGATTCCTCCATGTTTAAAGAATCTCACTGGCTCTATTACTGAGCTAATTCTGGAGAACAACAACTTCAGTGGAAATCTTCCAGATGTATTTACCAATGCTACTAACTTACGGTCCCTCGAAATTAGTCGCAACCAGCTTGAGGGAAAGCTTCCAAAGTCCTTGATCAACTGCAAAGCTCTAAAACTTGTGAATGTGGAAAGCAACGGAATTAGTGACGAGTTTCCATCTTGGTTGGGATCTTTGCCGTCCTTACATGTTCTAATCCTGAGATCAAACCACTTTTATGGGCCGTTGTATCGCCGCCACTTGTCTGTTGGGTTTCAGAGTCTAAGAGTCATCGATATTTCACATAATGACTTCAATGGAACTATCCCACCTAACTATTTTTCTAACTGGCGCGAGATGACCACAGTGACCGAAGAAATGAATGAGGACATGGTTGATTCGAATTATTCCACCACTTATTTTCACTCCATGGAAATGGTGCTTAAAGGAGTAGATACAAGTTTTGAGCGGATTGAAAAAGACTTCAGAGCTATTGACTTTTCTGGAAACAAGATCTCTGGTAAAATCCCTGAATCCATTGGTCTCTTGAAGGAATTGCGTCTTCTCAACTTTTCAGGTAACATGTTCACAAGCGAAATCCCACGAGTCTTTACAAATTTGACAAATCTCGAGGCATTGGACCTCTCGCATAATAAACTGTCTGGTCAGATCCCTCAAGATCTTGGCAACCTCACCTTTCTTTCATACATGAACTTCTCTCATAACCTTCTCCAAGGTCCAGTGCCCCGAGGCACACAGTTTCAGAGACAGAAATGTTCTTCATTCCTCGACAACCCCAAACTCTTCGGTCTCGAAGAAATCTGTGGAGAGCCCCATATTCTGTATCCTCCATCAAAACAAACCGAGGAACAGTCAGAGTCAGACGAACCAATGTTCAGCTGGATTGCTGCTTCAGTTGCCTATGTACCTGGTGTCTTTTGTGGATTGGTGATCGGTTATATCTTCATTTCACATAATCATGGGTGGTTCACTGAAAAGTTTGGTTGA
- the LOC106327295 gene encoding SCY1-like protein 2, which translates to MSINMKTFTEALARTAAVIEKTVHTTVQEVTGPKPLQDYELLHQIGSAGPGLTWKLYAAKARDATRSQQYPTVCVWMLDKRALSEARLRAGLSKAAEDAFLDLIRGDAGKLVRLRHPGVVHVVQALDENKNAMALVTEPLFASVANALGNVENVADVPKDLKSMEMSLLEVKHGLLQISETLNFLHSNAQLIHRAISPENVLITSAGSWKLAGFGFAISTAQAGNLDNMQSFHYSEYDVEDSILPVQPSLNYTAPELVRSKSPSAGVSSDIFSFGCLAYHLVATKPLLDCNNNVKMYLNTLNYITNESFSSIPSDLVSDLQRMLSMNETFRPTALDFTGSSFFRSDARLRALRFLDHMLERDNMQKSEFLKALSDMWKDFDSRVLRYKVLPPLCAELRNLVLQPIILPMVLTIAQSQDRNDFELITLPALVPVLSTASGDTLLLLVKHAELITNKTDSEHLVSHVLPLLLRAYNDNDVRIQEEVLKRSTSVAKQLDGQIVKQAILPRVHGLALKTTVAAVRVNALLCLAELVQTLDKPAVIEILQTIQRCTAVDRSAPTLMCSLAVANAILKQYGVEFTAEHVLTLMMPLLTAQQLNVQQFAKYMLFVKDILRKIEEKRGVTVNDSGTPEVKPHSVANGVQLQSSSQTPEKVASAAKSSPAWDDDWGSPSKDSAVRNSQHVTNNQFNKSSNQSQPSTTSTFPNKATAPTTCPPVDIEWPPRQSSSLTAPAIADETQLNTGASSTPGFDELDPFANWPPRSNSSVSVASTGLNNGTSGFSNNLPASNDNWAFSSASLSSLKPPQQGSSASNLDPINSFGLPKQSQGMSSFNSGSYNNQKPADISSIFGSSKTGQPAMKLAPPPSTAMGRGRGRGRGGAGSSTAKSNGSQPSLLDLL; encoded by the exons ATGTCGATCAACATGAAAACCTTCACCGAAGCTCTGGCCAGAACCGCCGCCGTGATCGAGAAGACGGTTCACACCACAGTCCAGGAAGTCACGGGACCCAAGCCTCTCCAGGACTACGAGCTCCTCCACCAGATCGGCTCCGCCGGCCCCGGCCTCACCTGGAAGCTCTACGCAGCCAAGGCGCGCGACGCCACGCGATCGCAGCAGTACCCGACGGTCTGCGTGTGGATGCTTGACAAGCGCGCTTTATCAGAGGCTCGTCTCCGAGCGGGGCTGTCTAAGGCGGCGGAAGACGCGTTTCTTGATCTGATCCGTGGGGATGCGGGGAAGCTGGTGAGGTTGAGGCATCCAGGTGTGGTGCACGTGGTGCAGGCGCTCGATGAGAACAAGAATGCTATGGCTTTGGTTACTGAACCGCTCTTTGCCTCCGTGGCTAACGCGCTTGGGAATGTGGAGAATGTGGCTGATGTGCCCAAAGATCTCAAGTCAATG GAGATGAGCTTGTTAGAGGTGAAGCATGGTCTGCTCCAGATTTCTGAGACACTGAACTTTCTCCACAGTAACGCTCAACTCATCCATCGAGCCATATCTCCCGAG AATGTTCTCATTACTTCAGCTGGTTCCTGGAAGCTTGCCGGGTTTGGCTTTGCTATTTCGACAGCACAAGCTGGGAATTTAGATAACATGCAGTCATTCCACTATTCT GAGTATGATGTCGAGGATTCAATACTACCGGTCCAGCCATCCCTAAATTACACTGCACCTGAACTGGTGCGCAGTAAAAGTCCTTCAGCTGGAGTTTCGTCAGACATTTTCAGTTTTGGATGTCTTGCCTATCATTTGGTTGCGACGAAACCCTTGTTGGATTGCAATAACAATGTCAAGATG TATCTGAACACGTTGAACTATATAACAAATGAATCATTCTCATCTATACCTTCGGACTTGGTATCTGATTTGCAAAGAATGCTATCAATGAACGAAACCTTTAGACCAACAGCACTAGATTTCACAG GATCTAGTTTTTTCCGAAGCGACGCTAGGTTACGTGCCCTACGTTTCCTTGACCATATGCTT GAAAGAGACAACATGCAGAAGTCCGAGTTCTTAAAAGCATTATCAGATATGTGGAAGGATTTTGATTCTCGTGTACTACGGTATAAG GTGCTTCCACCTCTTTGTGCTGAACTTCGGAATTTGGTTTTGCAACCAATTATCTTGCCAATGGTTCTAACTATAGCACAGTCTCAG GATAGGAATGACTTTGAGTTGATAACACTTCCCGCTCTTGTTCCTGTTCTGAGCACTGCTTCAGGAGATACATTACTGTTGCTTGTAAAGCATGCAGAGCTTATTACTAACAAG ACTGATAGCGAGCATCTTGTATCACATGTTCTCCCTTTGCTTCTCCGAGCCTACAATGATAACGATGTCCGCATACAGGAGGAAGTTCTTAAAAGATCCACATCTGTCGCTAAGCAACTCGATGGTCAG ATTGTGAAACAAGCTATTTTGCCTCGCGTTCATGGCCTAGCTCTCAAAACTACAGTTGCTGCG GTCAGAGTAAATGCTTTGCTATGCTTAGCAGAGCTGGTTCAAACGCTTGATAAACCCGCTGTTATCGAAATTCTGCAAACAATTCAGCGGTGCACTGCTGTTGATCGTTCTGCACCTACCCTTATGTGTTCCCTTGCTGTCGCAAACGCAATTCTGAAACAG TATGGAGTTGAATTCACAGCGGAACATGTGCTTACGCTGATGATGCCACTTCTCACTGCCCAACAACTTAACGTCCAGCAATTTGCCAAATATATGCTATTTGTCAAGGATATTCTCAG AAAAATAGAGGAGAAAAGAGGAGTTACAGTGAATGATTCTGGAACACCAGAGGTGAAGCCGCATTCTGTTGCCAATGGAGTCCAGTTACAATCATCAAGCCAAACACCAGAGAAGGTTGCTTCTGCAGCGAAGAGCAGTCCAGCTTGGGATGACGATTGGGGTTCTCCGAGCAAAGATTCTGCTGTGAGAAACTCCCAACACGTCACAAACAATCAGTTTAACAAATCCTCAAACCAGTCACAGCCATCGACCACGTCTACTTTTCCAAACAAGGCAACAGCGCCAACCACATGCCCTCCAGTGGACATTGAATGGCCTCCAAGACAATCATCAAGCCTCACTGCTCCAGCAATAGCTGATGAGACACAGCTGAACACAGGAGCATCATCTACTCCGGGTTTTGATGAATTAGATCCTTTTGCTAACTGGCCTCCACGTTCCAACAGCAGCGTTTCTGTTGCTTCTACTGGTCTCAACAATGGCACATCTGGTTTCAGCAACAATTTACCAGCTAGCAATGATAATTGGGCATTCAGTAGTGCCTCATTGTCTTCCCTGAAACCACCTCAGCAAGGGAGTTCTGCAAGTAATCTGGATCCAATAAACTCTTTCGGGTTACCTAAACAGAGCCAAGGAATGTCATCATTCAACAGTGGTTCGTACAATAACCAAAAGCCAGCAGACATCAGCTCCATATTCGGTTCAAGCAAAACCGGGCAGCCTGCTATGAAACTCGCTCCACCACCTTCGACAGCGATGGGAAGAGGAAGGGGAAGAGGTAGAGGTGGAGCCGGCTCCTCTACGGCAAAGTCCAATGGTTCACAACCATCTTTACTGGATCTACTATGA
- the LOC106325690 gene encoding uncharacterized protein C12orf45 homolog: MEGKGNCRDLLELEHKNPSSSSSSAIDSALLIRKEKKREAPPSKPTTAPVPKSEFLDKVKGFLGIMAEANKKLEQETEEGNSEAFDIEALTGNESQVIEMDLMLGVADLNTPEAVSAAEAAIAGNGVANRSGGDSSSDESDGDHDEDDDDKMCSSGEESSRKGTKIVELS; the protein is encoded by the coding sequence ATGGAAGGGAAGGGAAATTGCAGAGACTTACTTGAATTGGAACACAAGAATCCGTCTTCTTCTTCCTCCTCTGCTATTGATTCAGCACTTTTGATCCGTAAGGAGAAGAAGAGGGAGGCTCCTCCATCGAAGCCAACGACAGCTCCAGTTCCCAAAAGCGAGTTTCTCGACAAAGTTAAAGGCTTTCTGGGGATCATGGCGGAAGCTAACAAAAAGTTGGAGCAAGAAACAGAGGAAGGAAACTCTGAGGCTTTTGATATCGAAGCACTTACGGGGAACGAATCTCAAGTGATCGAGATGGATTTGATGCTCGGTGTTGCTGATCTCAACACACCTGAAGCAGTCAGTGCGGCTGAAGCAGCTATTGCCGGTAATGGTGTGGCTAACAGAAGTGGAGGAGATTCAAGCAGCGATGAGAGTGATGGTGACCACGACGAAGATGATGATGATAAGATGTGCTCTTCAGGTGAAGAAAGTAGCAGAAAAGGAACCAAGATCGTTGAGCTCTCTTGA